One window of Polyangiaceae bacterium genomic DNA carries:
- a CDS encoding nucleotidyl transferase AbiEii/AbiGii toxin family protein, giving the protein MSGAQAFLARIVTALDQAQVPYMLAGSFASSHHGAPRATQDIDIIVDPDQDSLKEFLRLISSATTYVDPDTALDEFKRRGQFNVIDIETAWKLDVIFRKPRRFSRIELSRRAPATILGLSVQVASLEDTILTKLEWAKLGSSERQLRDVSTLVEVTGDAIDIEYLEQWLDELGVRDLWERIKQ; this is encoded by the coding sequence GTGAGCGGTGCCCAAGCGTTCCTCGCGCGCATCGTGACTGCGCTGGACCAAGCGCAGGTGCCCTACATGCTGGCAGGGTCTTTCGCGAGTTCTCATCATGGTGCACCGCGGGCGACACAAGACATCGACATCATTGTCGATCCCGACCAAGACTCATTGAAAGAGTTCCTGAGATTAATCAGCAGCGCTACCACCTACGTCGACCCTGACACGGCGCTAGACGAATTCAAACGACGCGGTCAGTTCAACGTGATCGACATAGAAACCGCGTGGAAATTAGATGTTATCTTCCGCAAGCCGCGTCGCTTCAGCCGCATCGAGCTCTCCCGCCGCGCACCGGCGACAATTCTTGGGCTCAGCGTTCAGGTCGCGTCGTTGGAAGACACCATCTTGACTAAACTAGAGTGGGCGAAATTGGGCAGCTCCGAGCGACAGCTGCGTGACGTCTCGACCCTGGTCGAGGTCACGGGCGACGCGATCGATATCGAGTATCTGGAACAGTGGCTCGACGAACTCGGTGTTCGAGATCTCTGGGAGCGAATCAAACAGTAG
- a CDS encoding RtcB family protein has protein sequence MTPKTAKGGSGWEKVQAFLPEPLSQECRQNIGRIARRNDVARIALMPDVHLAEHVCVGAVVASRSHVYPQAVGGDIGCGVSAIRLQGELEALGAPEAQRVLQRLAETVPALKWPQPQALDALTGSCLSQPRLQRLLERDGALQLGTLGRGNHFVEFCSDEQQRPWLLVHSGSRGLGKAVRDHYCPKPLGPQLSAIEAMSDTGRAYLRDAELCVRYAELNRARIRAAATRAAMDLLGWQPEPETARDMVHNQVRYEAHSGEPLWVHRKGASSARQDELGIIPGSMGSHSYLVSGRGEPSSLCSSSHGAGRALSRTAAAIHISPQDLVAEMQGVFFEERRAAQLVSEAPSAYKPITQVMLRRRPWCASRPS, from the coding sequence ATGACACCAAAGACAGCCAAGGGCGGCTCGGGATGGGAGAAGGTGCAGGCCTTCTTGCCCGAGCCGCTCAGCCAAGAATGCCGACAGAACATCGGGCGTATCGCGCGGCGCAACGACGTCGCGCGCATCGCCTTGATGCCCGACGTGCACCTGGCAGAGCACGTCTGCGTGGGCGCAGTGGTCGCCTCGAGAAGCCATGTGTATCCTCAGGCAGTCGGGGGGGACATCGGCTGCGGTGTGAGCGCGATTCGCCTCCAAGGAGAGCTGGAGGCTTTGGGCGCGCCAGAAGCACAGCGTGTCCTGCAACGCCTCGCGGAAACGGTTCCAGCCTTGAAATGGCCGCAGCCTCAGGCGCTCGATGCACTCACCGGAAGTTGCCTCAGTCAACCTCGCCTGCAACGGCTACTCGAGCGCGATGGCGCACTCCAGCTCGGCACGTTGGGACGCGGGAACCACTTCGTCGAGTTCTGCAGCGACGAACAACAGCGCCCGTGGCTCCTCGTCCATTCGGGCTCGCGGGGGTTAGGCAAGGCGGTGCGCGACCATTACTGCCCCAAGCCACTGGGCCCCCAATTGAGCGCCATTGAGGCCATGTCAGACACGGGGCGCGCGTACCTGCGCGACGCGGAGCTGTGTGTGCGCTACGCTGAGCTGAACCGCGCGCGGATCCGCGCTGCCGCCACGCGAGCGGCAATGGATCTACTCGGTTGGCAACCAGAACCGGAAACCGCGCGCGACATGGTGCACAACCAAGTGCGCTACGAAGCGCATTCTGGCGAGCCGTTGTGGGTGCACCGCAAAGGCGCTAGTTCCGCAAGGCAAGACGAGCTGGGCATCATCCCCGGTTCGATGGGTAGCCACAGCTACTTGGTGAGTGGTCGAGGCGAGCCAAGCTCTCTCTGCTCGAGCTCTCACGGTGCCGGGCGCGCCCTGAGCCGCACAGCCGCCGCGATCCACATCAGCCCCCAGGACCTCGTAGCGGAGATGCAAGGCGTCTTCTTCGAGGAGCGTCGCGCGGCACAGCTAGTCAGTGAAGCGCCGAGCGCCTACAAACCCATCACTCAGGTCATGCTGCGCAGAAGGCCCTGGTGCGCATCCAGGCCAAGCTGA
- a CDS encoding permease has protein sequence MLIPLSAALGSVVLGVLLAFVPGRQESMLGPIRSFALTASLAVVFMHLLPEAYEVLGVATFAVFVAGLLLPSLLGAVAGKLAGASRARAGLEVGYAGLLLHHIGDGLSMGALSEHDHGGHGHVDVVLALAAHTVPVAAMVVLAFGGASRKKESGLRALGLGVSGGAGVVLGGAVSAGFAAATAWVAALTAGMVLHVVAHDLKQHAPTGSWGRTLDFVGAGFGLLLGAIGASGHGAEEHAVLFERLADFTYDTAPVLLLALVLAALVQANVSMLPPAAPAGASSAKGAALGVAHAVARPLATSGVLTLGRKLAHPAQMLGLMLAAPVVSIDFGLISLRFLGPGLTLATLGFVALLAWALGALVGGRQAASETPPDSGRVQLGIGADFVGRFQRAFEGLLDHLGIWMVLGLLSAAFVEAYVPSGALDLQHPLLALCVISAVALPSYLSAPSAVPVVAVAIAKGLPPGVAVAGLVLGATFNLRALGFFRARLGTARSIALALGIVAGCWGLAWGVGQGIPAVGEHTLSVVAPHAPGFFGKLATAILLLLLLRRVWFHGVRAWVAELMGSYAHEHHIAQASPREVS, from the coding sequence TTACCCGAGGCGTACGAGGTCCTGGGGGTCGCGACGTTCGCCGTGTTCGTTGCTGGCCTGTTGCTCCCAAGCCTGCTGGGTGCTGTCGCCGGGAAGCTCGCCGGAGCATCCCGGGCGCGAGCCGGCCTCGAGGTGGGCTACGCGGGACTCTTGCTGCATCACATCGGCGACGGCTTGTCGATGGGCGCGCTGAGCGAACACGACCATGGTGGCCACGGCCACGTCGACGTGGTGCTAGCGCTCGCCGCGCACACCGTGCCGGTGGCAGCGATGGTGGTCTTGGCGTTCGGCGGTGCCTCGCGGAAAAAGGAGTCCGGGCTGCGCGCGTTGGGGCTCGGCGTCAGTGGGGGCGCGGGCGTTGTGCTCGGCGGCGCGGTGAGCGCAGGGTTCGCCGCCGCGACCGCCTGGGTGGCTGCGCTGACCGCAGGCATGGTGCTGCATGTGGTTGCTCACGACCTGAAGCAACACGCGCCAACGGGCAGCTGGGGACGGACCCTCGACTTCGTGGGTGCGGGGTTTGGTCTATTGCTCGGGGCGATAGGAGCCTCGGGGCACGGGGCAGAGGAGCACGCGGTGCTCTTCGAGCGCTTGGCAGACTTCACCTACGACACCGCGCCGGTGCTGCTCTTGGCGCTCGTGCTCGCGGCGCTGGTGCAAGCCAATGTATCGATGTTGCCGCCGGCGGCTCCGGCGGGGGCGTCAAGTGCCAAGGGGGCGGCGCTCGGCGTCGCCCACGCAGTGGCCCGCCCGCTTGCGACGAGCGGGGTGCTGACATTGGGGCGCAAGCTCGCGCACCCGGCGCAAATGCTAGGGCTGATGCTCGCGGCTCCCGTCGTGAGCATCGACTTCGGGCTGATTTCCTTGCGGTTTTTGGGGCCGGGGTTGACCCTTGCGACGCTCGGCTTCGTAGCGTTGCTCGCGTGGGCGCTCGGTGCTTTGGTTGGAGGCAGGCAGGCTGCCAGTGAGACGCCGCCGGACAGCGGCCGCGTTCAGCTGGGGATCGGGGCTGATTTCGTCGGGAGATTTCAGCGCGCCTTCGAGGGCTTGCTGGATCACCTTGGGATCTGGATGGTGCTTGGTCTGTTGAGCGCCGCCTTCGTCGAAGCGTACGTCCCGAGCGGGGCGCTCGATTTGCAGCACCCGCTCCTTGCGTTGTGCGTGATCAGCGCTGTCGCGCTGCCGAGCTACCTCAGCGCGCCATCGGCGGTGCCCGTGGTCGCCGTTGCGATCGCCAAAGGGCTCCCGCCCGGGGTCGCCGTGGCGGGGTTGGTGCTCGGCGCGACCTTCAACTTGCGCGCTCTCGGTTTTTTCCGCGCTCGCCTGGGCACCGCGCGGAGCATCGCGCTGGCGCTGGGGATCGTCGCTGGGTGCTGGGGACTCGCCTGGGGCGTGGGGCAGGGAATTCCTGCGGTGGGCGAGCACACGCTGAGCGTTGTGGCACCTCACGCGCCTGGCTTCTTTGGCAAGCTCGCCACGGCGATCCTCTTGCTGCTCCTGCTGCGCCGGGTTTGGTTTCATGGCGTGCGCGCCTGGGTTGCGGAGCTCATGGGTAGCTACGCCCACGAGCACCACATCGCCCAGGCGAGCCCACGCGAGGTGAGCTAG